From the genome of Lentimonas sp. CC4, one region includes:
- a CDS encoding alpha-L-fucosidase — protein MNFKKHPLLLCALTAHMLFNVSAFAHVIPEPTEDKSTGRAAWLDEAKYGLFIHWGVYSTLANGEWVMARSTIPVVEYKEMAAKFNPTKFDADAWVAVAKNAGMKYITITSKHHDGFAMFDSDVSDYNIVDYTPFKRDVLQELKEACDKADIKLGFYYSQTQDWEFPGGAGRKWDLPAQRGDFRNYIDTKGLPQLREIMQYDPTHIWFDTPHSTNVELAREFEAVVREIDPDTIINSRLMYHGNQVEGLKPEQLTELTDIGVDFLSYRDRTIPPHSPWEYWETCMTLNGAWGYRASDHNWKSPKAVVMQLVEVVSKGGAFLLNVGPTAEGEIPAPAIESLEAAGDWLKVNGEAIYGARGTIFEGQGEFKNITAAEQAALDAEALATGAGKAKKGHKQKDYAWLATGRDGKLYLHFFQWPTEPMVLHGFDADKVTGAYFLADPAKAPVQFEQNGETVTIMLPAKPVDELNTVLCLTLD, from the coding sequence ATGAATTTCAAGAAACATCCACTCCTCTTGTGTGCCCTCACGGCTCACATGCTCTTTAACGTAAGCGCCTTCGCACACGTCATCCCGGAGCCGACCGAAGATAAGAGCACTGGGCGGGCGGCTTGGCTTGATGAGGCTAAATACGGTCTGTTTATCCACTGGGGCGTCTATTCAACTTTGGCTAATGGCGAGTGGGTGATGGCTCGCAGCACGATTCCGGTTGTAGAATACAAGGAAATGGCTGCGAAGTTTAACCCGACAAAATTTGACGCGGATGCGTGGGTGGCGGTCGCTAAAAACGCTGGGATGAAATACATCACCATTACCAGCAAGCACCACGACGGTTTCGCGATGTTTGATTCGGATGTTAGCGACTACAATATCGTCGATTACACGCCATTCAAGCGCGACGTCTTGCAGGAACTGAAAGAAGCCTGCGATAAGGCGGACATCAAACTTGGGTTCTATTACTCGCAGACTCAGGATTGGGAATTCCCAGGTGGTGCCGGACGTAAATGGGATCTTCCTGCGCAGCGTGGAGATTTTCGGAATTACATCGACACCAAGGGTCTTCCACAGTTGCGCGAGATCATGCAATATGACCCGACACATATCTGGTTTGATACGCCGCACTCGACCAACGTAGAGCTTGCCCGTGAGTTTGAGGCGGTCGTGCGCGAGATTGATCCAGATACAATCATTAATAGCCGTTTGATGTATCACGGTAATCAGGTTGAAGGCCTCAAGCCCGAGCAACTCACTGAGCTTACGGATATTGGCGTCGACTTCCTTTCCTACCGCGATCGCACGATTCCGCCGCACAGCCCTTGGGAATATTGGGAGACCTGTATGACCTTGAACGGTGCTTGGGGTTACCGAGCGTCAGACCATAACTGGAAATCGCCTAAAGCGGTCGTCATGCAACTCGTTGAAGTCGTGAGCAAGGGTGGGGCGTTCTTGTTGAATGTCGGGCCAACTGCAGAAGGCGAAATTCCTGCGCCTGCCATCGAGAGCCTGGAAGCCGCTGGTGATTGGTTGAAAGTCAATGGCGAAGCCATCTACGGCGCGCGCGGAACGATCTTTGAAGGACAGGGGGAATTTAAAAATATCACAGCTGCCGAGCAAGCGGCGCTTGATGCCGAAGCATTGGCGACGGGTGCGGGCAAAGCGAAGAAAGGTCACAAGCAAAAGGATTACGCCTGGCTCGCTACAGGCCGTGATGGGAAGCTTTACCTGCACTTCTTCCAGTGGCCGACCGAGCCAATGGTGCTGCATGGTTTTGATGCAGACAAGGTGACGGGTGCTTACTTTCTAGCAGATCCAGCTAAGGCCCCTGTCCAGTTTGAGCAAAATGGCGAAACGGTGACGATCATGCTACCAGCGAAGCCAGTTGATGAGTTGAACACAGTGCTCTGCCTGACTTTGGATTGA
- a CDS encoding arylsulfatase, whose protein sequence is MATTYAANRPNIIVIYTDDQGYGDVSALNPDAKFQTPNLDRLVHEGIAFTNGHSPDTVCTPSRYGLLTGRYPWRTGRKSGVLGAEAKCMILDGRMTLASLLKENGYHTAMVGKWHLGMDFPGTSRNRDWTQPVKDMPLDKGFDYFYGIPASLNFGVLAWFEGRYAKVPPMMRTSKKRNPRYVDYRIMPPYADSGKGMEIASDFIDNQCLTRFTDKSIEWMATKAADAKLGKPFFLYLPYTSPHYPVCPLPEFHGQGEAGPYGEFVIETDYHVGRILEFLKAEGLDENTLIVYTSDNGPEKSWPKRLKETGHDSRGGFQGGKRSPYEGGHRVPFLVRWPVGIEQAGREWHGLVGQTDLLATFAEIVGGTLPDGAGEDSQSFAPVLTDATADFDRLPLINRGEIDGRYAITDGNWKLILPASKKGAAELYDLASDRAETKNVAAQHPEKVAQLQKQITAMVLNGRTTPGAVQPNDTGYWKELTWMNRSDFKK, encoded by the coding sequence TTGGCCACTACGTATGCTGCGAACCGACCGAATATTATAGTCATTTACACCGATGATCAGGGTTACGGTGACGTCAGTGCGCTGAATCCGGACGCAAAGTTTCAGACACCGAATTTGGATCGTCTGGTGCATGAAGGCATCGCATTCACCAATGGGCATAGTCCCGATACAGTCTGCACACCGTCTCGTTATGGTTTACTGACCGGGCGCTATCCTTGGCGCACGGGTCGTAAGTCTGGAGTTTTAGGTGCTGAGGCTAAGTGTATGATACTTGATGGTCGCATGACTTTGGCGTCTTTGTTGAAGGAGAACGGCTATCATACGGCTATGGTGGGGAAGTGGCATTTGGGAATGGATTTCCCAGGCACGTCTAGAAATCGTGATTGGACGCAACCTGTAAAGGATATGCCTTTGGACAAGGGCTTTGATTATTTCTACGGTATCCCCGCCTCGTTGAATTTTGGGGTGTTGGCTTGGTTTGAAGGACGCTACGCCAAGGTGCCGCCGATGATGCGGACGAGTAAAAAGAGAAACCCGCGTTATGTGGATTACCGGATCATGCCGCCGTATGCTGACAGTGGCAAAGGGATGGAAATTGCATCCGACTTTATTGATAACCAGTGCCTGACGCGTTTTACCGATAAATCCATCGAGTGGATGGCGACTAAGGCTGCAGATGCGAAATTGGGTAAACCCTTCTTTCTGTATTTGCCCTACACTTCACCGCATTACCCGGTTTGTCCTTTGCCGGAATTCCATGGGCAGGGTGAAGCGGGTCCTTATGGAGAGTTTGTCATTGAGACAGATTATCATGTCGGTCGGATTCTCGAGTTTCTTAAGGCCGAAGGGCTGGATGAAAATACTCTGATCGTTTACACCAGCGATAATGGTCCCGAGAAATCATGGCCAAAACGCCTTAAAGAGACCGGTCATGATAGCCGAGGCGGTTTCCAGGGCGGCAAACGTTCACCGTATGAAGGCGGGCATCGGGTGCCTTTCTTGGTGCGCTGGCCCGTAGGTATCGAGCAAGCAGGGCGCGAGTGGCATGGCCTCGTCGGGCAGACGGATCTCTTGGCGACTTTCGCCGAGATCGTGGGCGGCACGTTGCCGGATGGTGCGGGAGAAGATAGCCAGAGCTTCGCCCCTGTGCTGACCGATGCGACAGCAGACTTTGATCGACTGCCTCTCATCAACCGTGGTGAAATAGACGGGCGTTATGCGATCACGGATGGCAACTGGAAACTGATTCTGCCAGCCAGTAAGAAGGGAGCTGCCGAATTATATGATTTAGCTTCCGATCGCGCAGAAACTAAAAACGTCGCCGCGCAACATCCTGAGAAGGTGGCGCAACTGCAAAAGCAGATCACCGCCATGGTCTTGAATGGCCGGACAACGCCTGGAGCCGTTCAGCCGAATGATACCGGTTACTGGAAGGAACTTACTTGGATGAATCGGTCCGATTTTAAGAAATAG
- a CDS encoding GDSL-type esterase/lipase family protein, whose product MKIRRLIIAAVSLILLAAQSVNAESVIRITCVGDSNTKAGYPALLEEALGEGWKTINCGMGAATVIEGTLRPFHKIPEYEKAIQSNPDIVIIMLGTNDANPRWWDDPERKTPFQGSAAEEFMAGYLKLIDTFQALPSRPQIFVATPLPVFPEAEKREHMKAERIGRRDNLVRHIIPIIEKIAEDPEITLIDIQSAMAGQQKNCRDGVHYNNIGKKMMADVFANSIQQHASKRVK is encoded by the coding sequence ATGAAAATTAGAAGACTCATCATCGCAGCGGTGTCGCTAATTCTATTAGCTGCGCAATCAGTCAATGCGGAATCGGTGATCCGTATCACTTGTGTTGGCGATAGTAATACGAAGGCAGGTTACCCAGCGTTGCTGGAGGAAGCACTGGGAGAGGGTTGGAAGACCATCAACTGCGGTATGGGTGCAGCGACTGTCATTGAGGGCACTCTGCGGCCATTTCATAAAATCCCGGAATATGAGAAGGCGATTCAATCGAATCCTGACATTGTCATTATCATGCTGGGAACGAACGACGCCAATCCTCGATGGTGGGATGATCCTGAGCGTAAAACCCCGTTTCAAGGTTCCGCCGCTGAGGAATTTATGGCGGGCTACCTGAAGTTGATCGATACGTTTCAGGCTCTGCCCAGTAGACCACAGATATTTGTCGCGACCCCATTGCCTGTCTTTCCAGAAGCTGAGAAGCGGGAACATATGAAGGCCGAACGGATCGGGCGGCGCGATAATCTGGTTCGTCACATCATACCCATAATCGAGAAGATTGCCGAAGACCCTGAGATAACGCTTATCGATATCCAATCCGCTATGGCTGGTCAGCAGAAGAACTGCAGGGATGGGGTGCATTACAATAATATCGGCAAGAAGATGATGGCAGATGTATTTGCTAACAGCATCCAGCAGCACGCTTCAAAACGAGTGAAGTGA
- a CDS encoding PEP-CTERM sorting domain-containing protein (PEP-CTERM proteins occur, often in large numbers, in the proteomes of bacteria that also encode an exosortase, a predicted intramembrane cysteine proteinase. The presence of a PEP-CTERM domain at a protein's C-terminus predicts cleavage within the sorting domain, followed by covalent anchoring to some some component of the (usually Gram-negative) cell surface. Many PEP-CTERM proteins exhibit an unusual sequence composition that includes large numbers of potential glycosylation sites. Expression of one such protein has been shown restore the ability of a bacterium to form floc, a type of biofilm.): MKTKKTLSTLIASLLMAGAAQASTIVYQDTFGDGDLAVNAGTGGGAVNRTISFGTWSEASGEAAFSSTNGRYSRNGILYASNAFQSSGGFQLDVDYTIGSLNDSGGNYFSFGIVSSETDFSSYGDAGDSSDDPFGSITSVYSLGVNITGPSRGFNFTDSSTVMSLDVSGDNAQFVANASTAVSITIGTGGAWSYSIGGVEEATGTIVGGFDLTKSYRFVAYGQDDQGPKTLQSVTLTAIPEPSAYALLAGLTGLALVVARRRQS; the protein is encoded by the coding sequence ATGAAAACTAAAAAAACACTATCTACACTGATCGCATCTCTGCTGATGGCAGGAGCCGCGCAGGCTTCCACCATTGTTTACCAGGATACTTTTGGCGACGGCGATTTAGCTGTGAATGCAGGGACTGGAGGTGGAGCAGTCAATCGCACGATCTCTTTTGGCACATGGTCTGAAGCTTCCGGCGAGGCTGCGTTCTCGTCTACCAATGGTCGTTACTCTCGCAATGGTATTTTGTATGCCTCAAATGCATTTCAATCTTCGGGTGGTTTCCAGTTGGATGTCGATTACACTATTGGTTCACTAAACGATAGTGGCGGAAATTATTTCTCTTTCGGTATTGTCAGTAGCGAGACAGACTTTTCATCCTATGGCGATGCTGGTGATAGTAGTGACGATCCATTTGGTTCCATTACGAGTGTTTACAGCTTGGGTGTTAACATCACTGGTCCTAGTCGCGGCTTTAATTTTACAGATAGCTCCACAGTTATGTCTCTCGACGTATCGGGCGATAATGCACAATTTGTCGCGAATGCATCAACGGCTGTTTCAATCACAATCGGCACGGGTGGTGCTTGGAGTTACTCTATCGGTGGGGTAGAAGAAGCGACTGGAACCATCGTTGGCGGGTTCGACTTGACTAAGTCTTACCGCTTCGTCGCTTACGGACAAGACGACCAAGGCCCAAAGACACTTCAGTCCGTTACACTTACTGCCATTCCCGAGCCTAGCGCTTACGCTTTGCTTGCAGGTTTAACGGGTCTTGCGCTCGTCGTGGCGCGTCGCCGCCAGAGCTAG